The following are from one region of the Halictus rubicundus isolate RS-2024b chromosome 15, iyHalRubi1_principal, whole genome shotgun sequence genome:
- the Spn-e gene encoding tudor domain containing 9 protein spindle E isoform X1, with protein sequence MDVLDLFSSKGSFQREMLPGPSSRKHVPKDMSLLDAELNTTIRSIESGTDYVTEYVNQEEKELLESTNNFNTNDKSNFELVSHGTEAPQDLCINEDTLKIYKTYDFAYQPKNNLSITSKRDQIVSMIETNSVVVIEGPTGCGKTTQVPQFIFDSCYKKRVHCNIIVTQPRRIAAISIAKRVSQERDWPVGTLVGYQVGLINHTCKETRLTYCTTGVLLHKLINAKNLLDYTHIILDEVHERDQDMDFLLLVVRKLLRTNSRLVKVVLMSATFQVEKFAKYFSSPVRNKMVPAPIVDISKRSYFNIGIFYLCQMTMLGPFPEVSKTEPKVTKKMMEFCTNLIKILDDLDMKADDANYNPETKVYERHVILVFLPGINEIEDMHNLLSLPKHSQAKWDVVVLHSSITNEEQQRIFHKPPYGYRRVILSTNIAESSITVPDVKYVIDFCLTKQLVIDPRTNFQCLELTWASKANCEQRAGRTGRVMDGRAYRLVPEAFYESVLPKESPPEILRAPLENVVLKSKLLDMGEPKAILALSLDPPDIGNLERTILLLKESGALIDKPNEFEHFDGELTDLGRVMANLPVDIHITKLIMLGHVYSILKDTTIIAASLAVKDMFNSPFQQKLLAYNVRLNWAAHSCSDCIAFMNVYKVWIREKASRRITDDASEKSWATRNFVQIRVLREVKALITELTKRLEALGIKESEGVNKVVWKEAERPIVLKFVIAGAFYPNYFVRHVPDVQEHELAGVKLLNGLDPATTVYVQGWPMRQPGLLYAKRIQDIFAQHMTSPSGRVRVSFDASSRIYVQFIKDELRGSNKDNDNINTTRKISNSVYKAIRMRQINMPLEVPILNEDVAIQMAEKQNLKRKQFFTNSKDIKNRVGPRLPGLRSSRVPIIIQHVESPGRFWVQIRDSRVKKEIDRIRYAIDKNLRFLEIFDTPPETGTVVIAPYEANKCKSYFRAIVMSHITSPEVLVQVFFIDYGYSSECRLCDLRRIDSSDVADVPALAIECVLAKVQSSLTHSSENWSEAALDFFWVLVHKPGQLQGDIYSIVNGVMALEVVLQTNEEEISVNRSLIDKGFAIEKEEGYFSRFNHDLRMKQADMSNEQCLHYEQLQHSQDYMLDNYPDPPSESECYTSVTLRGPFSPLEIELKHLAIAGRDKRVHIGMNSVNCVLLDTEPEDTSQRLLVAGSVSQNTHSSNLTLYNTTLMPRLSGLTALIVLIFAPTMELRRDTYGNHYIGALCGLGFHPKTKNSLFPEHDIQLQFDAEITVDDLQYINRLRHWMNIGMQINHESRSTDNMEETIICQNRIKDALFKLIEKTRKPQPLEMINNFDMWNLYDNLLYLRPSRTSMIVNNIYKLHNALELEETNQLQEIIEHVKKLRALTVEDPRKSGTTDILCKVCQVVLNDLYDLRSHLFTNNHRKNERQLGIQL encoded by the exons ATGGATGTACTGGATTTATTTAGCTCAAAAGGATCATTCCAGAGAGAAATGTTGCCAGGTCCATCCAGCCGAAAGCACGTGCCAAAGGACATGTCTTTGCTGGATGCTGAATTGAATACAACAATAAGAAGTATCGAAAGTGGAACAGACTATGTGACTGAATATGTAAACCAAGAGGAGAAGGAGCTGTTAGAG TCGACAAACAATTTTAACACAAACGATAAAAGCAACTTCGAACTTGTATCACATGGAACAGAAGCTCCACAGGATTTATGCATTAACGAAGACAcattgaaaatatataaaacataTGATTTTGCGTACCagccaaaaaataatttatcgatTACTTCTAAGAGGGATCAAATTGTTTCCATGATCGAAACAAATTCCGTAGTAGTGATTGAAGGACCAACTGGTTGTGGTAAAACTACTCAAGTACCTCAGTTTATTTTCGACTCCTGTTATAAGAAAAGAGTACATTGCAATATCATAG TTACACAGCCTAGACGCATTGCCGCCATAAGTATAGCAAAGCGTGTTAGCCAAGAGAGAGACTGGCCTGTAGGCACCCTTGTTGGATACCAAGTTGGTCTGATAAATCACACATGCAAGGAGACTCGTTTAACGTACTGCACAACCGGTGTGCTCTTACATAAACTGATAAATGCGAAAAACTTGCTGGATTACACCCATATTATACTTGACGAAGTTCATGAAAGGGATCAAGACATGGACTTTCTTCTGCTTGTCGTACGCAAACTGTTGCGTACCAATTCACGGTTGGTTAAAGTGGTACTGATGTCCGCGACATTCCAAGTGGAgaaatttgcaaaatatttctCCTCACCTGTGAGGAACAAGATGGTACCAGCCCCGATTGTCGATATATCGAAAAGAAGTTACTTCAACATCGGAATATTTTACCTGTGCCAGATGACTATGTTGGGTCCG TTCCCTGAAGTTTCCAAGACAGAGCCGAAAGTTACGAAGAAAATGATGGAATTCTGCACGAATCTCATAAAAATTCTGGACGACTTGGACATGAAAGCTGACGATGCGAACTACAATCCCGAAACAAAGGTCTACGAGAGACACGTGATCCTCGTGTTCCTACCGGGAATCAACGAGATCGAAGACATGCATAATTTGTTGTCATTACCGAAACACAGTCAAGCTAAATGGGACGTAGTGGTGCTGCACTCGTCCATAACGAATGAGGAACAACAACGAATCTTCCACAAACCGCCTTACGGTTACCGTCGCGTGATTCTGTCCACAAACATAGCTGAGAGCAGTATCACAGTGCCTGACGTAAAATACGTGATCGATTTTTGTTTAACGAAGCAGCTTGTAATCGACCCGAGGACAAACTTCCAGTGCTTGGAACTGACATGGGCGAGCAAGGCGAACTGCGAGCAAAGAGCCGGTCGTACGGGTCGTGTGATGGACGGACGAGCGTACAGACTAGTGCCGGAAGCATTCTACGAGTCTGTGCTTCCGAAGGAATCGCCTCCAGAAATATTACGGGCGCCTCTGGAGAACGTAGTATTGAAATCGAAGTTGTTAGACATGGGAGAGCCGAAAGCTATCTTGGCGCTTTCTCTGGACCCTCCAGACATCGGCAATTTAGAAAGGACGATTCTCTTGTTGAAAGAGAGCGGTGCACTGATCGACAAGCCGAACGAATTCGAACACTTCGACGGAGAACTCACGGATCTCGGTCGAGTGATGGCCAATCTCCCGGTAGACATACACATCACGAAACTTATAATGTTAGGTCATGTTTACAGCATCTTGAAGGACACCACCATCATCGCAGCTAGTTTAGCCGTGAAAGATATGTTCAACAGTCCGTTCCAGCAAAAGCTGTTGGCTTATAACGTTCGACTGAACTGGGCGGCCCATTCTTGCAGCGATTGCATAGCGTTCATGAACGTGTACAAAGTATGGATCCGCGAGAAAGCGAGTCGTCGAATAACCGACGACGCCTCGGAGAAGAGTTGGGCGACGAGGAATTTTGTACAGATCAGGGTGCTGCGAGAGGTCAAAGCCTTGATCACAGAATTGACGAAGAGACTAGAGGCGCTGGGGataaaagagagcgagggcgtGAACAAAGTGGTCTGGAAGGAAGCGGAACGACCGATCGTTTTAAAGTTCGTGATCGCCGGGGCGTTCTATCCGAATTATTTTGTCAGGCATGTGCCGGATGTACAGGAGCACGAGCTCGCGGGAGTCAAATTGTTGAACGGATTAGACCCTGCCACCACTGTGTACGTGCAAGGATGGCCTATGAGGCAGCCTGGACTTCTCTACGCTAAGAGAATCCAAGATATCTTCGCACAACACATGACATCCCCCAGCGGCAGAGTGAGAGTCTCCTTCGACGCTTCCTCGAGGATTTATGTACAGTTTATAAAGGATGAGTTACGTGGAAGTAATAAAGACAACGATAACATTAACACCACgaggaaaatttcaaattctgtTTATAAAGCCATCAGAATGAGGCAGATTAATATGCCGCTGGAAGTACCGATTTTGAACGAGGACGTTGCCATTCAAATGgcggaaaaacaaaatttaaaaagaaagcaATTCTTTACCAACAGCAAGGATATTAAGAACCGCGTGGGGCCACGGTTGCCAGGTTTAAGGTCGTCCCGTGTTCCCATAATCATACAACAC GTTGAAAGTCCCGGTCGATTTTGGGTACAAATCCGCGACTCCAGAGTGAAGAAGGAGATCGACAGGATACGTTACGCCATCGACAAGAATCTAAGGTTCCTCGAAATATTCGACACACCCCCGGAAACCGGTACAGTCGTTATCGCCCCGTACGAGGCAAACAAATGCAAATCGTATTTCCGAGCGATAGTGATGAGCCACATAACGTCGCCGGAAGTCCTAGTGCAGGTGTTCTTTATCGATTACGGTTACTCGAGCGAGTGTCGCCTGTGCGACTTGAGGCGCATAGACAGCAGCGATGTCGCCGACGTTCCCGCGTTAGCCATCGAATGCGTCCTAGCAAAGGTACAGTCGTCGTTGACGCATAGTTCGGAGAATTGGTCGGAGGCTGCGTTAGACTTTTTCTGGGTGCTGGTGCACAAACCGGGGCAGCTGCAGGGCGACATTTATTCGATCGTGAACGGCGTGATGGCGTTGGAAGTGGTGCTGCAGACCAACGAAGAAGAGATCAGCGTCAATCGGTCACTGATCGACAAAGGATTTGCGATTGAAAAAGAGGAGGGCTACTTCTCGCGGTTTAATCACGACTTAAGGATGAAACAGGCGGACATGTCCAACGAACAGTGTCTGCATTACGAACAGTTGCAACACAGCCAGGACTACATGCTGGATAATTATCCGGATCCGCCGAGCGAATCGGAGTGTTACACAAGCGTGACTCTGCGGGGCCCATTCTCGCCCTTGGAGATCGAATTGAAACACCTCGCTATAGCCGGCAGGGACAAGAGAGTCCATATAGGCATGAACTCTGTCAACTGCGTTCTGCTCGACACCGAACCGGAGGATACTTCTCAGCGGCTTCTCGTAGCTGGGTCTGTGTCACAAAACACTCACAGCAGCAATCTAACGTTGTACAACACAACGTTGATGCCACGACTCTCTGGTCTGACGGCATTGATCGTGCTGATCTTTGCACCGACGATGGAGCTGCGGCGCGATACGTACGGCAATCATTATATAGGCGCGCTGTGTGGACTTGGATTTCATCCTAAGACCAAAAACAGTTTGTTCCCGGAGCACGACATACAGCTTCAGTTCGACGCTGAGATTACCGTAGACGACCTGCAATAT ATAAACAGATTGCGGCATTGGATGAACATTGGAATGCAAATCAACCACGAATCCAGGAGCACGGACAACATGGAAGAGACAATAATTTGTCAGAACAGAATAAAGGACGCGTTGTTCAAACTGATCGAGAAAACACGAAAGCCTCAGCCTTTGGAAATGATCAATAATTTCGACATGTGGAATTTGTACGACAATCTCCTGTATCTGCGACCTAGTAGAACGTCGATGATCGTGAACAATATATATAAGTTGCACAACGCATTGGAGCTGGAAGAAACCAATCAGTTGCAGGAGATTATAGAGCATGTGAAAAAGTTGCGGGCGTTGACAGTCGA AGATCCAAGGAAATCCGGAACCACTGATATTCTCTGCAAAGTATGCCAAGTGGTATTGAACGATCTTTACGATCTCCGCAGTCACTTGTTCACTAACAATCACAGAAAAAACGAAAGACAGCTGGGCATACAGCTTTAA
- the Twisted gene encoding protein O-mannosyl-transferase 2, whose protein sequence is MKKANGNTENAQELKNSSSHDLPPCKMKNVSSNLENVKKLKDSSSHDLLPCTEKSATDTNWWLLFGVIVILTAGTRFYKVTEPQHVCWDETHFGKMGSWYINRTFFFDVHPPLGKMLIGLSGYLTGYDGTFAFEKPGDKYENVKYVGMRIFCTFLGATIVPLSYLTVWELTKSIQAAVFSALLILFDVGLLTLNQYILLDPILLCFMMCTTWSMARMGALNNEPFTWKWWGWLSFTGISLACTISVKFVGLFVVLLVGLYTAFELWKELGDLTKPILYVGKLLVARCICLILLPILLYMLFFYIHLSVLNKSGSGDGFYSSEFQSLLEGNSLYNATMPRQLAYGATITLKNHRTGGGYLHSHWHLYPEGVGSRQQQITTYSHKDDNNLWLVKRLDIDDIPDEPILVKHGDLIRLEHVITRRNLHSHKEYAPLSKKHYQVTGYGENGTGDANDVWKVLIANGRDGDVIETVTSKLKFVHYLHHCVLTCSGKTLPKWAYSQQEVSCNPNMRDKNALWNIEDNNYAKLPNVSFQVYAPGFLTRFFESHAVMLQGNSDLKVKEGEVSSRPWQWPINYRGQFFSGNNLRIYLLGNPVIWWSNIVFLILFVVLYVHACVREQRGCTDQPAILDQRNKILNAGKWLFLGWILHYAPFWAMSRVLYYHHYFPALLYSSMLTGTTLNYIIDTLLILLPSRVGRVIYHTTLAVVVSSTVYSFYLFSPLAYGMVGPSAQDPESPMHKLRWMDTWEF, encoded by the exons ATGAAGAAGGCAAACGGTAATACAGAAAACGcgcaagaattaaaaaattcgtcTTCGCATGATCTGCCTCCGTGTAAGATGAAGAACGTAAGCAGTAATTTAGAAAAcgtgaaaaaattaaaagattcgTCTTCACATGATCTGCTTCCGTGTACAGAAAAATCTGCGACGGATAC TAATTGGTGGCTGCTGTTTGGAGTTATTGTAATACTCACGGCAGGAACGAGATTCTATAAAGTAACAGAACCTCAGCACGTTTG TTGGGATGAAACTCATTTTGGTAAAATGGGGAGTTGGTACATAAATAGGACATTCTTCTTTGATGTTCACCCACCCCTTGGGAAG ATGTTAATAGGTTTATCTGGTTACTTGACCGGTTACGATGGAACGTTCGCTTTTGAGAAGCCAGGGGATAAATATGAAAATGTTAAATACGTTGGTATGAGAATC TTTTGTACATTTCTAGGTGCAACTATAGTTCCTTTGTCATACCTAACTGTATGGGAATTGACAAAGTCTATTCAAGCAGCTGTATTTTCTGCATTACTTATCCTCTTTG ATGTGGGCTTACTGACATTGAATCAATACATATTATTGGATCCCATACTATTATGTTTCATGATGTGTACAACATGGAGCATGGCTCGTATGGGAGCCCTAAACAACGAGCCGTTCACATGGAAATGGTGGGGATGGCTGTCTTTCACGGGAATTTCACTTGCTTGCACGATTAGTGTGAAATTTGTTGGTCTGTTCGTTGTCCTTTTAGTTGGGCTGTACACAGCTTTTGAATTGTGGAAAGAATTAGGAGATCTTACAAAACCTATC CTTTATGTGGGCAAACTCTTGGTGGCCCGATGTATTTGTCTGATTCTGCTGCCCATACTATTGTACATGTTATTCTTCTACATTCACCTTTCTGTTTTAAATAAAAG TGGAAGTGGAGATGGATTCTATAGCTCCGAGTTTCAATCCTTGTTAGAAGGAAATTCTTTGTATAACGCTACAATGCCAAGGCAATTAGCTTATGGAGCAACCATCACCTTGAAGAATCACCGTACAGGAGGAGGATACTTGCATTCTCATTGGCACCTTTATCCAGAAGGTGTTGGAAGTAGACAACAACAA ATCACTACGTATTCGCATAAAGACGATAATAATCTGTGGTTAGTCAAAAGATTAGACATCGATGATATTCCAGACGAACCAATACTTGTCAAACATGGCGATCTCATACGATTAGAGCACGTTATCACACGCCGAAATTTACATTCTCACAAAGAATATGCACCATTGTCGAAGAAACACTATCAAGTTACAGGATACGGTGAG AATGGTACTGGAGATGCCAACGATGTATGGAAAGTATTAATAGCGAACGGCAGAGACGGCGACGTGATTGAAACGGTAACGAGTAAATTGAAGTTCGTACATTATCTACACCACTGTGTTCTAACATGCAGCGGGAAAACATTGCCGAAATG GGCATACAGTCAACAGGAGGTCTCTTGCAATCCAAACATGAGAGACAAGAACGCGTTGTGGAACATCGAAGATAACAATTATGCAAAAC TGCCGAACGTTAGTTTCCAAGTTTACGCGCCAGGATTTCTGACCAGATTTTTCGAATCGCACGCGGTGATGCTGCAAGGAAACTCAGATTTAAAAGTAAAAGAGGGAGAGGTATCGTCGCGTCCATGGCAATGGCCCATTAATTACAGA GGACAATTCTTCTCAGGGAACAATCTGCGAATATATTTGCTTGGAAACCCAGTCATATGGTGGAGCAACATAGTATTTTTGATACTCTTCGTCGTTCTGTACGTTCACGCTTGCGTACGAGAGCAACGCGGTTGCACAGACCAGCCCGCTATACTCGATCAACGAAATAAAATCTTAAACGCTGGAAAATGGCTGTTTCTCGGCTGGATATTGCACTACGCGCCATTCTGGGCCATGAGCAGAGTTTTATATTATCATCACTACTTCCCCGCTTTATTGTACAGCTCGATGCTGACTGGAACAACTCTGAACTACATAATCGACACTTTACTCATTCTGCTTCCAAGCAGAGTTGGACGTGTAATTTATCACACAACGTTAGCTGTTGTTGTTTCAAGTACCGTGTATAG TTTCTACTTGTTCTCGCCGTTGGCGTACGGCATGGTTGGCCCATCCGCGCAAGACCCCGAAAGTCCAATGCATAAGTTAAGGTGGATGGACACTTGGGAATTTTAG
- the Spn-e gene encoding tudor domain containing 9 protein spindle E isoform X2, with the protein MDFLLLVVRKLLRTNSRLVKVVLMSATFQVEKFAKYFSSPVRNKMVPAPIVDISKRSYFNIGIFYLCQMTMLGPFPEVSKTEPKVTKKMMEFCTNLIKILDDLDMKADDANYNPETKVYERHVILVFLPGINEIEDMHNLLSLPKHSQAKWDVVVLHSSITNEEQQRIFHKPPYGYRRVILSTNIAESSITVPDVKYVIDFCLTKQLVIDPRTNFQCLELTWASKANCEQRAGRTGRVMDGRAYRLVPEAFYESVLPKESPPEILRAPLENVVLKSKLLDMGEPKAILALSLDPPDIGNLERTILLLKESGALIDKPNEFEHFDGELTDLGRVMANLPVDIHITKLIMLGHVYSILKDTTIIAASLAVKDMFNSPFQQKLLAYNVRLNWAAHSCSDCIAFMNVYKVWIREKASRRITDDASEKSWATRNFVQIRVLREVKALITELTKRLEALGIKESEGVNKVVWKEAERPIVLKFVIAGAFYPNYFVRHVPDVQEHELAGVKLLNGLDPATTVYVQGWPMRQPGLLYAKRIQDIFAQHMTSPSGRVRVSFDASSRIYVQFIKDELRGSNKDNDNINTTRKISNSVYKAIRMRQINMPLEVPILNEDVAIQMAEKQNLKRKQFFTNSKDIKNRVGPRLPGLRSSRVPIIIQHVESPGRFWVQIRDSRVKKEIDRIRYAIDKNLRFLEIFDTPPETGTVVIAPYEANKCKSYFRAIVMSHITSPEVLVQVFFIDYGYSSECRLCDLRRIDSSDVADVPALAIECVLAKVQSSLTHSSENWSEAALDFFWVLVHKPGQLQGDIYSIVNGVMALEVVLQTNEEEISVNRSLIDKGFAIEKEEGYFSRFNHDLRMKQADMSNEQCLHYEQLQHSQDYMLDNYPDPPSESECYTSVTLRGPFSPLEIELKHLAIAGRDKRVHIGMNSVNCVLLDTEPEDTSQRLLVAGSVSQNTHSSNLTLYNTTLMPRLSGLTALIVLIFAPTMELRRDTYGNHYIGALCGLGFHPKTKNSLFPEHDIQLQFDAEITVDDLQYINRLRHWMNIGMQINHESRSTDNMEETIICQNRIKDALFKLIEKTRKPQPLEMINNFDMWNLYDNLLYLRPSRTSMIVNNIYKLHNALELEETNQLQEIIEHVKKLRALTVEDPRKSGTTDILCKVCQVVLNDLYDLRSHLFTNNHRKNERQLGIQL; encoded by the exons ATGGACTTTCTTCTGCTTGTCGTACGCAAACTGTTGCGTACCAATTCACGGTTGGTTAAAGTGGTACTGATGTCCGCGACATTCCAAGTGGAgaaatttgcaaaatatttctCCTCACCTGTGAGGAACAAGATGGTACCAGCCCCGATTGTCGATATATCGAAAAGAAGTTACTTCAACATCGGAATATTTTACCTGTGCCAGATGACTATGTTGGGTCCG TTCCCTGAAGTTTCCAAGACAGAGCCGAAAGTTACGAAGAAAATGATGGAATTCTGCACGAATCTCATAAAAATTCTGGACGACTTGGACATGAAAGCTGACGATGCGAACTACAATCCCGAAACAAAGGTCTACGAGAGACACGTGATCCTCGTGTTCCTACCGGGAATCAACGAGATCGAAGACATGCATAATTTGTTGTCATTACCGAAACACAGTCAAGCTAAATGGGACGTAGTGGTGCTGCACTCGTCCATAACGAATGAGGAACAACAACGAATCTTCCACAAACCGCCTTACGGTTACCGTCGCGTGATTCTGTCCACAAACATAGCTGAGAGCAGTATCACAGTGCCTGACGTAAAATACGTGATCGATTTTTGTTTAACGAAGCAGCTTGTAATCGACCCGAGGACAAACTTCCAGTGCTTGGAACTGACATGGGCGAGCAAGGCGAACTGCGAGCAAAGAGCCGGTCGTACGGGTCGTGTGATGGACGGACGAGCGTACAGACTAGTGCCGGAAGCATTCTACGAGTCTGTGCTTCCGAAGGAATCGCCTCCAGAAATATTACGGGCGCCTCTGGAGAACGTAGTATTGAAATCGAAGTTGTTAGACATGGGAGAGCCGAAAGCTATCTTGGCGCTTTCTCTGGACCCTCCAGACATCGGCAATTTAGAAAGGACGATTCTCTTGTTGAAAGAGAGCGGTGCACTGATCGACAAGCCGAACGAATTCGAACACTTCGACGGAGAACTCACGGATCTCGGTCGAGTGATGGCCAATCTCCCGGTAGACATACACATCACGAAACTTATAATGTTAGGTCATGTTTACAGCATCTTGAAGGACACCACCATCATCGCAGCTAGTTTAGCCGTGAAAGATATGTTCAACAGTCCGTTCCAGCAAAAGCTGTTGGCTTATAACGTTCGACTGAACTGGGCGGCCCATTCTTGCAGCGATTGCATAGCGTTCATGAACGTGTACAAAGTATGGATCCGCGAGAAAGCGAGTCGTCGAATAACCGACGACGCCTCGGAGAAGAGTTGGGCGACGAGGAATTTTGTACAGATCAGGGTGCTGCGAGAGGTCAAAGCCTTGATCACAGAATTGACGAAGAGACTAGAGGCGCTGGGGataaaagagagcgagggcgtGAACAAAGTGGTCTGGAAGGAAGCGGAACGACCGATCGTTTTAAAGTTCGTGATCGCCGGGGCGTTCTATCCGAATTATTTTGTCAGGCATGTGCCGGATGTACAGGAGCACGAGCTCGCGGGAGTCAAATTGTTGAACGGATTAGACCCTGCCACCACTGTGTACGTGCAAGGATGGCCTATGAGGCAGCCTGGACTTCTCTACGCTAAGAGAATCCAAGATATCTTCGCACAACACATGACATCCCCCAGCGGCAGAGTGAGAGTCTCCTTCGACGCTTCCTCGAGGATTTATGTACAGTTTATAAAGGATGAGTTACGTGGAAGTAATAAAGACAACGATAACATTAACACCACgaggaaaatttcaaattctgtTTATAAAGCCATCAGAATGAGGCAGATTAATATGCCGCTGGAAGTACCGATTTTGAACGAGGACGTTGCCATTCAAATGgcggaaaaacaaaatttaaaaagaaagcaATTCTTTACCAACAGCAAGGATATTAAGAACCGCGTGGGGCCACGGTTGCCAGGTTTAAGGTCGTCCCGTGTTCCCATAATCATACAACAC GTTGAAAGTCCCGGTCGATTTTGGGTACAAATCCGCGACTCCAGAGTGAAGAAGGAGATCGACAGGATACGTTACGCCATCGACAAGAATCTAAGGTTCCTCGAAATATTCGACACACCCCCGGAAACCGGTACAGTCGTTATCGCCCCGTACGAGGCAAACAAATGCAAATCGTATTTCCGAGCGATAGTGATGAGCCACATAACGTCGCCGGAAGTCCTAGTGCAGGTGTTCTTTATCGATTACGGTTACTCGAGCGAGTGTCGCCTGTGCGACTTGAGGCGCATAGACAGCAGCGATGTCGCCGACGTTCCCGCGTTAGCCATCGAATGCGTCCTAGCAAAGGTACAGTCGTCGTTGACGCATAGTTCGGAGAATTGGTCGGAGGCTGCGTTAGACTTTTTCTGGGTGCTGGTGCACAAACCGGGGCAGCTGCAGGGCGACATTTATTCGATCGTGAACGGCGTGATGGCGTTGGAAGTGGTGCTGCAGACCAACGAAGAAGAGATCAGCGTCAATCGGTCACTGATCGACAAAGGATTTGCGATTGAAAAAGAGGAGGGCTACTTCTCGCGGTTTAATCACGACTTAAGGATGAAACAGGCGGACATGTCCAACGAACAGTGTCTGCATTACGAACAGTTGCAACACAGCCAGGACTACATGCTGGATAATTATCCGGATCCGCCGAGCGAATCGGAGTGTTACACAAGCGTGACTCTGCGGGGCCCATTCTCGCCCTTGGAGATCGAATTGAAACACCTCGCTATAGCCGGCAGGGACAAGAGAGTCCATATAGGCATGAACTCTGTCAACTGCGTTCTGCTCGACACCGAACCGGAGGATACTTCTCAGCGGCTTCTCGTAGCTGGGTCTGTGTCACAAAACACTCACAGCAGCAATCTAACGTTGTACAACACAACGTTGATGCCACGACTCTCTGGTCTGACGGCATTGATCGTGCTGATCTTTGCACCGACGATGGAGCTGCGGCGCGATACGTACGGCAATCATTATATAGGCGCGCTGTGTGGACTTGGATTTCATCCTAAGACCAAAAACAGTTTGTTCCCGGAGCACGACATACAGCTTCAGTTCGACGCTGAGATTACCGTAGACGACCTGCAATAT ATAAACAGATTGCGGCATTGGATGAACATTGGAATGCAAATCAACCACGAATCCAGGAGCACGGACAACATGGAAGAGACAATAATTTGTCAGAACAGAATAAAGGACGCGTTGTTCAAACTGATCGAGAAAACACGAAAGCCTCAGCCTTTGGAAATGATCAATAATTTCGACATGTGGAATTTGTACGACAATCTCCTGTATCTGCGACCTAGTAGAACGTCGATGATCGTGAACAATATATATAAGTTGCACAACGCATTGGAGCTGGAAGAAACCAATCAGTTGCAGGAGATTATAGAGCATGTGAAAAAGTTGCGGGCGTTGACAGTCGA AGATCCAAGGAAATCCGGAACCACTGATATTCTCTGCAAAGTATGCCAAGTGGTATTGAACGATCTTTACGATCTCCGCAGTCACTTGTTCACTAACAATCACAGAAAAAACGAAAGACAGCTGGGCATACAGCTTTAA